In one window of Littorina saxatilis isolate snail1 linkage group LG11, US_GU_Lsax_2.0, whole genome shotgun sequence DNA:
- the LOC138979720 gene encoding uncharacterized protein isoform X3 yields MCMMSDTSVVPGLYMGGLRNDIPAPKLAGLICSLLWKCQVQVPKKNIRVNKKPTTAFALIDLPDEETARYLMCELKNVANILDLTTITFNPSDLRVAPRRTPSSNRNRSRSQRRKIKREKAAAEASQKAALTSVSDHCADSSGAVSSRSGRPLQKNQDEHAKRFRSASYYRTNRNQSNTSLHGSNDGSSSDSGAESDDASNSNPSVKKVESNSTVSSKESDERLPDGGPNFVQRGYYLMAGGVRRLAQEFAADGVRQSVSDSDRSMYAPMVKKSATTSTTGLPTPGLVSVTTSTPGTGTGLAIGFYRLGENVGRESRHSEFKQGGHAHKDRSWLQETVGKYACGFLNSAEGGTLYIGVNDNGMVSGFSCPQNKEDNFRLLIDEALKSIEPPIFTDSYAVRFVLVMESNGKLSESLRVLEIEVKEIKHLKHLYDFRGNAYLRRDGSLQGPLKARHVQELTRKLLERENSGSLLKSHLREMTTQLEKEREKNADMKQQLTELEGYISEVKLKKKPSKVCLII; encoded by the exons ATGTGCATGATGTCCGACACGTCAGTGGTACCAGGCCTGTACATGGGGGGTCTGCGTAATGACATTCCGGCCCCCAAGCTGGCCGGCCTCATCTGTAGCCTGCTGTGGAAATGTCAG GTACAGGTTCCCAAGAAGAACAtccgcgtgaacaagaaaccaACCACAGCCTTTGCCCTCATTGACCTTCCAGATGAGGAGACGGCCAGATACCTCATGTGCGAGCTCAAAAACGTTGCAAATATCCTTGACCTCACCACGATCACATTCAACCCCTCGGACTTGCGAGTCGCTCCACGCCGCACTCCGAGCTCCAACAGAAACCGCTCCCGATCTCAGCGcagaaagataaagagagaaaaagctGCAGCAGAGGCTTCCCAGAAGGCAGCGCTGACTTCAGTATCCGACCATTGTGCTGACAGTTCTGGTGCGGTTTCTTCAAGGTCAGGACGGCCGTTGCAGAAAAATCAGGATGAACATGCAAAACGCTTCAGAAGTGCAAGCTATTACAGAACAAACAGGAACCAGTCGAACACAAGCCTGCACGGCTCAAACGACGGCTCATCGTCAGACTCTGGTGCGGAATCTGATGATGCCTCCAACTCCAATCCGTCTGTGAAAAAAGTGGAATCTAATTCCACGGTATCTTCAAAAGAATCTGACGAGAGGTTGCCCGATGGTGGACCGAACTTCGTGCAGAGAGGTTACTATTTGATGGCGGGTGGCGTTCGCAGATTGGCGCAGGAGTTTGCTGCTGACGGTGTACGTCAGTCTGTGTCGGACAGCGACCGGAGCATGTATGCACCCATGGTGAAAAAGAGCGCCACTACATCTACTACTG GTTTGCCAACACCTGGTCTAGTGTCAGTGACAACGTCCACTCCTGGTACCGGTACCGGTTTGGCCATTGGTTTCTACCGACTAGGGGAGAATGTGGGGCGCGAATCTCGACACAGCGAGTTTAAACAGGGCGGGCATGCGCACAAAGATCGTTCCTGGCTGCAAGAAACCGTCGGCAAATACGCATGTGGCTTCCTGAATAGCGCAGAGGGTGGAACATTGTACATCGGTGTGAATGATAATG GGATGGTGTCAGGATTCTCTTGCCCTCAGAACAAGGAAGACAACTTTCGATTGCTGATTGACGAAGCGCTGAAGAGTATCGAACCACCGATCTTTACTGACTCCTATGCCGTGCGCTTTGTTCTTGTCATGGAGAGCAATGGAAAGTTGTCTG AATCTCTGCGTGTGCTGGAAATAGAAGTCAAAGAAATCAAACACCTGAAGCACCTGTATGATTTCCGTGGCAACGCCTACCTGAGACGTGACGGCAGTTTGCAAGGACCTCTCAAAGCACGACATGTGCAGGAGTTAACCAGAAAG CTCCTGGAGCGAGAAAATTCTGGAAGCCTGCTGAAATCCCACCTGCGTGAAATGACGACACAGTTGGAGAAAGAGCGGGAGAAGAACGCAGACATGAAGCAACAACTCACCGAGCTCGAGGGCTACATCTCTGAGGTCAAACTGAAGAAAAAACCGTCCAAAGTCTGTCTCATAAT CTGA
- the LOC138980663 gene encoding prominin-1-like, with protein MSGDRDNDHKDKDDLTNKSYTIDEGMLPFYRLAKAIAGEGFVTEYPFQLLEDVKSGSISLSALMKPMYFHAYIAEVVLGVTVVLALMVANCTFCKENKTPVRSSHAVALTQAKKGMRRVRIVSIACVILLVLALVGLITAAMSNSQQTEAFKQLFGVAHAALSRVVHVLDSIIWQMTTAFNEMLLSTQRFQVDLAKINETVDYSVQEELENLTGINKSLEALKAFEVTREQTYTALCRLDRDLDVYNQRVSELSAKMIGASNISNSSVVYPTLNVSTINVSLSLVDLEKIGENKDKFTSAVVVSAANVSRVVFASDTGAVDVSKAISKGILGSPLFRSILEGFKNKLVSVMQLEGNKEMVKKAKEKFMFYDNYRQMFMVIALVVEAIPMVILFAGAVMTPMVFTRFIKDSQSPMPHQIEVVADCLQTDSVPLMMSVLWMTLAVVYFAVGALTEGLVCMPVCDPEFRVLDVLVEDYDIMGEHGNTTWLANMLNMSDSNMTLGSVLKGCRRNDTLYTAMQLYLHPYVSIDQFFSFRDDINISGMLEVLQPEIVTSEALTPDILEYLQDLSDAADSVPLDDLNDLVKMDVARNMTHLRSELPEDLYTLLHALQIHKTTLNESLQEVKKLLTPNDQSLSKAISEAINATRQAENMIPLVNETAVDNGKDTAKGRLLENLDTGLKNVKWRIEERVGGCEPLYDLVKKVLLVGLCSNVTNTVNGFWLALGWLNLFLVPVVFLCAWLHRQIMKLPISPDPLHSSDFFWEKEEPVKPPSEDYSCGDDISLYDYDMDRRQGKLGWRRPWDHFTSPDPADQYRGYWGSEFMDHQEAGRRSRLARSSSPESSEYLELMDQVYGYRGSPENYRANDQTPWNQDDTRSYTQPRENGMYDNQPARGYEPYENDELDYQDGGGYDRQPYNQPHNDTNMPGPQSRRL; from the coding sequence ATGTCTGGCGACCGTGATAACGACCACAAAGACAAGGATGATCTAACCAACAAGTCCTACACCATTGACGAAGGCATGCTTCCCTTTTACCGTCTCGCCAAAGCCATCGCCGGGGAAGGCTTCGTTACTGAATACCCTTTCCAGTTACTAGAGGACGTGAAGTCTGGATCGATCTCGTTGAGTGCGCTGATGAAACCCATGTACTTCCACGCCTACATCGCGGAGGTGGTGTTGGGCGTGACAGTGGTGCTGGCTTTAATGGTTGCCAACTGCACATTTTgtaaagaaaataaaacaccCGTCAGAAGTTCACACGCTGTGGCCCTCACACAGGCTAAGAAAGGCATGCGACGCGTGCGGATCGTCAGCATCGCCTGTGTCATCCTCCTCGTGCTAGCGTTGGTCGGTCTCATCACTGCTGCCATGTCCAACAGCCAGCAAACGGAAGCCTTCAAACAGCTCTTCGGCGTCGCCCATGCAGCTTTGTCTCGAGTCGTTCATGTCCTTGACAGCATCATTTGGCAGATGACGACTGCCTTCAACGAAATGCTCCTCTCCACGCAGCGCTTCCAAGTCGACCTGGCAAAGATAAATGAAACCGTCGACTACAGCGTTCAAGAGGAGCTGGAAAACCTGACTGGAATCAATAAGAGCTTGGAGGCGCTGAAAGCCTTTGAAGTGACCAGGGAGCAAACTTACACAGCGTTGTGCAGGCTGGACCGAGACCTGGACGTGTATAACCAGCGAGTGTCAGAGCTGTCAGCAAAGATGATCGGGGCCAGTAACATTTCAAATAGCAGCGTGGTGTATCCTACCTTGAATGTTTCCACCATCAACGTTAGCTTATCGCTGGTTGATCTAGAAAAGATAGGAGAGAATAAGGACAAGTTTACCTCAGCCGTTGTCGTGTCTGCAGCGAATGTCAGCAGAGTCGTTTTCGCGTCGGACACAGGTGCGGTTGATGTAAGCAAGGCCATTTCAAAGGGAATCTTAGGATCTCCATTATTTCGGTCCATCCTCGAAGGTTTCAAAAATAAGTTGGTATCCGTAATGCAGCTGGAAGGAAACAAAGAGATGGTGAAGAAAGCGAAAGAAAAATTCATGTTTTACGACAACTATAGGCAGATGTTCATGGTCATTGCACTGGTCGTGGAAGCCATTCCCATGGTGATCCTTTTCGCAGGAGCAGTGATGACCCCCATGGTTTTCACACGGTTCATCAAGGACTCCCAGAGTCCTATGCCTCATCAGATCGAGGTCGTGGCCGACTGTCTGCAGACCGATTCCGTCCCCCTCATGATGAGCGTGCTCTGGATGACACTGGCAGTCGTGTACTTCGCTGTGGGAGCTCTGACGGAAGGCTTGGTCTGCATGCCTGTCTGTGACCCCGAGTTCCGCGTGCTGGATGTACTGGTGGAGGACTACGACATCATGGGCGAGCATGGCAACACGACGTGGTTGGCGAACATGCTGAACATGTCTGACAGCAACATGACGCTGGGGAGCGTGCTGAAGGGCTGCAGGAGGAACGACACACTGTACACCGCCATGCAGCTCTACCTTCACCCATACGTCAGCATCGACCAGTTCTTCTCCTTCAGGGACGACATCAACATCAGCGGCATGCTGGAAGTGTTGCAGCCTGAAATCGTCACCTCGGAAGCGCTGACGCCAGATATCCTGGAGTATCTTCAAGACCTGAGTGACGCTGCTGACTCGGTGCCGTTGGATGACCTGAACGACCTTGTGAAGATGGATGTTGCCAGGAATATGACACACCTTCGCTCCGAACTGCCTGAAGATCTGTATACTCTCCTCCACGCGCTACAAATCCACAAAACGACCTTGAACGAGAGCTTGCAGGAGGTGAAGAAGCTGCTCACCCCCAACGACCAGAGTCTGAGCAAGGCGATATCCGAGGCTATCAACGCTACTCGCCAGGCTGAGAACATGATCCCCCTCGTCAATGAGACCGCCGTTGACAATGGGAAGGACACTGCGAAGGGCAGGCTGCTGGAAAACCTGGACACGGGCCTCAAGAACGTCAAGTGGCGGATAGAGGAGCGCGTGGGGGGATGCGAGCCTCTCTACGACCTCGTGAAGAAGGTGCTGCTGGTGGGTCTCTGCTCCAACGTCACCAACACGGTCAACGGTTTCTGGCTGGCTCTGGGCTGGCTCAACCTCTTCCTGGTTCCTGTCGTTTTCCTCTGTGCTTGGCTGCATCGTCAGATCATGAAGCTGCCCATTTCGCCTGATCCCTTGCATTCCTCTGATTTCTTTTGGGAGAAAGAGGAGCCTGTGAAGCCACCGTCAGAGGACTACAGCTGTGGTGATGACATTTCTCTCTATGACTACGACATGGACAGGAGGCAGGGCAAGCTGGGCTGGAGAAGGCCGTGGGACCACTTCACGAGTCCCGACCCGGCCGACCAGTACAGAGGCTACTGGGGTAGTGAGTTCATGGACCACCAAGAGGCTGGAAGGCGGAGCAGACTGGCGCGCAGTAGTTCCCCGGAGTCCTCTGAATACCTAGAACTTATGGACCAAGTATACGGTTACAGAGGATCACCAGAGAATTATCGCGCTAACGACCAGACACCTTGGAATCAAGACGATACACGATCGTACACTCAACCACGGGAGAATGGAATGTATGACAACCAGCCTGCGAGAGGTTATGAACCATACGAGAATGATGAGTTGGACTACCAAGATGGAGGAGGTTATGACAGACAGCCTTACAATCAACCGCATAATGATACTAATATGCCTGGTCCACAGAGTAGAAGGTTATAA
- the LOC138979720 gene encoding uncharacterized protein isoform X2 — MCMMSDTSVVPGLYMGGLRNDIPAPKLAGLICSLLWKCQVPKKNIRVNKKPTTAFALIDLPDEETARYLMCELKNVANILDLTTITFNPSDLRVAPRRTPSSNRNRSRSQRRKIKREKAAAEASQKAALTSVSDHCADSSGAVSSRSGRPLQKNQDEHAKRFRSASYYRTNRNQSNTSLHGSNDGSSSDSGAESDDASNSNPSVKKVESNSTVSSKESDERLPDGGPNFVQRGYYLMAGGVRRLAQEFAADGVRQSVSDSDRSMYAPMVKKSATTSTTGLPTPGLVSVTTSTPGTGTGLAIGFYRLGENVGRESRHSEFKQGGHAHKDRSWLQETVGKYACGFLNSAEGGTLYIGVNDNGMVSGFSCPQNKEDNFRLLIDEALKSIEPPIFTDSYAVRFVLVMESNGKLSESLRVLEIEVKEIKHLKHLYDFRGNAYLRRDGSLQGPLKARHVQELTRKLLERENSGSLLKSHLREMTTQLEKEREKNADMKQQLTELEGYISELTSTLESYGHRFVPKREE; from the exons ATGTGCATGATGTCCGACACGTCAGTGGTACCAGGCCTGTACATGGGGGGTCTGCGTAATGACATTCCGGCCCCCAAGCTGGCCGGCCTCATCTGTAGCCTGCTGTGGAAATGTCAG GTTCCCAAGAAGAACAtccgcgtgaacaagaaaccaACCACAGCCTTTGCCCTCATTGACCTTCCAGATGAGGAGACGGCCAGATACCTCATGTGCGAGCTCAAAAACGTTGCAAATATCCTTGACCTCACCACGATCACATTCAACCCCTCGGACTTGCGAGTCGCTCCACGCCGCACTCCGAGCTCCAACAGAAACCGCTCCCGATCTCAGCGcagaaagataaagagagaaaaagctGCAGCAGAGGCTTCCCAGAAGGCAGCGCTGACTTCAGTATCCGACCATTGTGCTGACAGTTCTGGTGCGGTTTCTTCAAGGTCAGGACGGCCGTTGCAGAAAAATCAGGATGAACATGCAAAACGCTTCAGAAGTGCAAGCTATTACAGAACAAACAGGAACCAGTCGAACACAAGCCTGCACGGCTCAAACGACGGCTCATCGTCAGACTCTGGTGCGGAATCTGATGATGCCTCCAACTCCAATCCGTCTGTGAAAAAAGTGGAATCTAATTCCACGGTATCTTCAAAAGAATCTGACGAGAGGTTGCCCGATGGTGGACCGAACTTCGTGCAGAGAGGTTACTATTTGATGGCGGGTGGCGTTCGCAGATTGGCGCAGGAGTTTGCTGCTGACGGTGTACGTCAGTCTGTGTCGGACAGCGACCGGAGCATGTATGCACCCATGGTGAAAAAGAGCGCCACTACATCTACTACTG GTTTGCCAACACCTGGTCTAGTGTCAGTGACAACGTCCACTCCTGGTACCGGTACCGGTTTGGCCATTGGTTTCTACCGACTAGGGGAGAATGTGGGGCGCGAATCTCGACACAGCGAGTTTAAACAGGGCGGGCATGCGCACAAAGATCGTTCCTGGCTGCAAGAAACCGTCGGCAAATACGCATGTGGCTTCCTGAATAGCGCAGAGGGTGGAACATTGTACATCGGTGTGAATGATAATG GGATGGTGTCAGGATTCTCTTGCCCTCAGAACAAGGAAGACAACTTTCGATTGCTGATTGACGAAGCGCTGAAGAGTATCGAACCACCGATCTTTACTGACTCCTATGCCGTGCGCTTTGTTCTTGTCATGGAGAGCAATGGAAAGTTGTCTG AATCTCTGCGTGTGCTGGAAATAGAAGTCAAAGAAATCAAACACCTGAAGCACCTGTATGATTTCCGTGGCAACGCCTACCTGAGACGTGACGGCAGTTTGCAAGGACCTCTCAAAGCACGACATGTGCAGGAGTTAACCAGAAAG CTCCTGGAGCGAGAAAATTCTGGAAGCCTGCTGAAATCCCACCTGCGTGAAATGACGACACAGTTGGAGAAAGAGCGGGAGAAGAACGCAGACATGAAGCAACAACTCACCGAGCTCGAGGGCTACATCTCTGAG CTGACATCAACACTTGAATCATACGGCCATCGTTTTGTGCCCAAGAGAGAAGAGTGA
- the LOC138979720 gene encoding uncharacterized protein isoform X1 has translation MCMMSDTSVVPGLYMGGLRNDIPAPKLAGLICSLLWKCQVQVPKKNIRVNKKPTTAFALIDLPDEETARYLMCELKNVANILDLTTITFNPSDLRVAPRRTPSSNRNRSRSQRRKIKREKAAAEASQKAALTSVSDHCADSSGAVSSRSGRPLQKNQDEHAKRFRSASYYRTNRNQSNTSLHGSNDGSSSDSGAESDDASNSNPSVKKVESNSTVSSKESDERLPDGGPNFVQRGYYLMAGGVRRLAQEFAADGVRQSVSDSDRSMYAPMVKKSATTSTTGLPTPGLVSVTTSTPGTGTGLAIGFYRLGENVGRESRHSEFKQGGHAHKDRSWLQETVGKYACGFLNSAEGGTLYIGVNDNGMVSGFSCPQNKEDNFRLLIDEALKSIEPPIFTDSYAVRFVLVMESNGKLSESLRVLEIEVKEIKHLKHLYDFRGNAYLRRDGSLQGPLKARHVQELTRKLLERENSGSLLKSHLREMTTQLEKEREKNADMKQQLTELEGYISELTSTLESYGHRFVPKREE, from the exons ATGTGCATGATGTCCGACACGTCAGTGGTACCAGGCCTGTACATGGGGGGTCTGCGTAATGACATTCCGGCCCCCAAGCTGGCCGGCCTCATCTGTAGCCTGCTGTGGAAATGTCAG GTACAGGTTCCCAAGAAGAACAtccgcgtgaacaagaaaccaACCACAGCCTTTGCCCTCATTGACCTTCCAGATGAGGAGACGGCCAGATACCTCATGTGCGAGCTCAAAAACGTTGCAAATATCCTTGACCTCACCACGATCACATTCAACCCCTCGGACTTGCGAGTCGCTCCACGCCGCACTCCGAGCTCCAACAGAAACCGCTCCCGATCTCAGCGcagaaagataaagagagaaaaagctGCAGCAGAGGCTTCCCAGAAGGCAGCGCTGACTTCAGTATCCGACCATTGTGCTGACAGTTCTGGTGCGGTTTCTTCAAGGTCAGGACGGCCGTTGCAGAAAAATCAGGATGAACATGCAAAACGCTTCAGAAGTGCAAGCTATTACAGAACAAACAGGAACCAGTCGAACACAAGCCTGCACGGCTCAAACGACGGCTCATCGTCAGACTCTGGTGCGGAATCTGATGATGCCTCCAACTCCAATCCGTCTGTGAAAAAAGTGGAATCTAATTCCACGGTATCTTCAAAAGAATCTGACGAGAGGTTGCCCGATGGTGGACCGAACTTCGTGCAGAGAGGTTACTATTTGATGGCGGGTGGCGTTCGCAGATTGGCGCAGGAGTTTGCTGCTGACGGTGTACGTCAGTCTGTGTCGGACAGCGACCGGAGCATGTATGCACCCATGGTGAAAAAGAGCGCCACTACATCTACTACTG GTTTGCCAACACCTGGTCTAGTGTCAGTGACAACGTCCACTCCTGGTACCGGTACCGGTTTGGCCATTGGTTTCTACCGACTAGGGGAGAATGTGGGGCGCGAATCTCGACACAGCGAGTTTAAACAGGGCGGGCATGCGCACAAAGATCGTTCCTGGCTGCAAGAAACCGTCGGCAAATACGCATGTGGCTTCCTGAATAGCGCAGAGGGTGGAACATTGTACATCGGTGTGAATGATAATG GGATGGTGTCAGGATTCTCTTGCCCTCAGAACAAGGAAGACAACTTTCGATTGCTGATTGACGAAGCGCTGAAGAGTATCGAACCACCGATCTTTACTGACTCCTATGCCGTGCGCTTTGTTCTTGTCATGGAGAGCAATGGAAAGTTGTCTG AATCTCTGCGTGTGCTGGAAATAGAAGTCAAAGAAATCAAACACCTGAAGCACCTGTATGATTTCCGTGGCAACGCCTACCTGAGACGTGACGGCAGTTTGCAAGGACCTCTCAAAGCACGACATGTGCAGGAGTTAACCAGAAAG CTCCTGGAGCGAGAAAATTCTGGAAGCCTGCTGAAATCCCACCTGCGTGAAATGACGACACAGTTGGAGAAAGAGCGGGAGAAGAACGCAGACATGAAGCAACAACTCACCGAGCTCGAGGGCTACATCTCTGAG CTGACATCAACACTTGAATCATACGGCCATCGTTTTGTGCCCAAGAGAGAAGAGTGA